One Asterias rubens chromosome 1, eAstRub1.3, whole genome shotgun sequence genomic region harbors:
- the LOC117300998 gene encoding microtubule-associated protein 10-like: MDSNETLFSLELAVETLRIHSSTVVCRLPSVAFRLLDFPTLLLHHVDPDQVRNIKEKINLGTFGSIPAQLQELKDHRGNFCVNKCKSCLLKMNPETLLAYLRNTPLYVMLIDVWPEVSKLVANCTISLQKTMEEISGDIERNGIDIPSVHGHRDSYKLYNLMGSEVGWIVLRYRLLSMGVSLMPHIPDTAITRRRTEHVDLAITPRKTNTDVVTTVSVEDASTKIKEKDVILEDLEVEGQTKKTISIAVSTADHSPDFQSEKANQCDQKGTKMANTTKQRHHQHKVERSMPLMQNDDLFVNNTHCPPPLYFNTVNEDSPITSGINIQTLGRNHREIHERGYLNTNNDRKSQVAYNLSEELSTMSSGTCSEEVIHEVETHYTLPSQNPTLSPRWSVRKTHRKSTTENSQIIETSKKHRRDQPDLKQARQVQGSETCNRCQLNLDSRHQSQMPILAALLQELSLLHGNVLQNEPVSRELIQKPPLGKHKPQAEVVSSPKGKENILISKPQSVIQEEKPYRHKHQECTKPPRGVPPTKGWLRQQPVHSKRKTKLHYGMTHSQKLRLKKNNPELLKELEVEEARLRTLQMEKERMTMRDDDDFIDEVSNLNVSTEITHHLEDEKRVDYTPRTESVPEAEETKTSPKKIKRKQMKDQHMRTEVSNTKGRIEEPVVEPKPPLPRPRKLTEGTFVWGDKERHLEDNAGEFPDTQFSSVEPKDLSSSDKSARSIDVYLPTASLQESDIDSQSDDSYSTSYSSSSLNQHPKTIQVPGIPSEDPSQVDVSHAEEVPDVQYSDDFIDSDRFASTGEQELEPLASNKSESYHSAQSTFSSSSSRSSSKSQVPLNPLPSLMPLSNDVATNLQKRRLSIPKPKLSSISPVPVRRTSKTSTLSVNTAATLDPHKDYERSPTPPTPKPRTSLMRSSSLFSEDSRLRSTVPSSEFKTEDSQNADWTNKDESEENYSDDFSDSDHESDQSNTF; the protein is encoded by the exons ATGGATTCAAACGAGACATTATTTTCGTTGGAACTGGCGGTTGAAACGTTGCGTATCCATTCGTCTACCGTCGTGTGTCGTCTGCCCTCCGTGGCGTTTCGTCTGCTCGACTTCCCAACTCTGCTCCTTCACCATGTTGACCCGGATCAGGTCCGAAATATCAAGGAGAAGATCAACCTTGGAACCTTTGGCAGTATTCCAGCCCAACTCCAAGAGCTTAAAGATCACAGGGGTAACTTTTGTGTCAATAAATGCAAGTCCTGTCTCCTCAAAATGAACCCTGAAACATTGCTTGCATATTTGAGAAACACCCCTCTCTACGTTATGCTTATTGATGTGTGGCCAGAGGTTTCAAAATTGGTCGCTAATTGTACAATTTCCTTGCAGAAAACGATGGAAGAAATTTCAGGAGATATTGAACGAAACGGCATTGACATACCGTCTGTTCATGGTCACCGagatagttacaagttgtataATTTAATGGGCAGTGAAGTAGGATGGATAGTGTTGAGGTATCGGTTGCTCAGCATGGGTGTGAGTCTAATGCCACATATTCCAGACACTGCTATAACAAGAAGGCGGACAGAACATGTAGATCTAGCCATTACCCCAAGAAAAACCAACACTGATGTCGTAACTACCGTGTCCGTGGAGGATGCAAGTACAAAGATCAAGGAGAAGGATGTCATTCTTGAAGATTTAGAAGTTGAAGGTCAAACCAAGAAGACTATTTCAATTGCTGTATCCACTGCTGATCATAGTCCAGACTTTCAATCGGAGAAAGCAAATCAATGTGATCAAAAAGGCACTAAGATGGCAAATACCACAAAACAACGACATCACCAGCACAAAGTTGAAAGGTCAATGCCGCTTATGCAGAATGACGACCTTTTTGTGAACAATACCCATTGTCCACCCCCTTTGTATTTTAACACTGTCAATGAGGACTCGCCAATTACCTCTGGGATAAACATTCAAACACTGGGCAGAAATCACAGGGAGATACATGAAAGAGGTTATCTTAACACAAATAATGACAGGAAATCACAAGTTGCATATAATTTGAGTGAGGAGTTGAGTACAATGTCCAGCGGAACATGCTCCGAGGAAGTCATTCATGAGGTAGAGACGCATTACACTCTGCCCTCTCAGAATCCAACTCTGTCCCCGAGGTGGAGTGTTCGCAAAACTCATCGGAAGTCAACAACAGAAAACTCTCAAATAATTGAAACCAGTAAGAAGCATAGGAGAGATCAGCCAGATCTAAAGCAAGCGCGCCAAGTTCAAGGTTCAGAAACATGTAACAGGTGTCAGTTAAATCTGGATTCACGTCATCAATCTCAGATGCCAATCTTGGCAGCACTGCTCCAAGAGCTGAGCCTACTCCACGGTAATGTCCTTCAGAATGAGCCCGTATCAAGAGAACTCATTCAAAAACCGCCCCTAGGAAAACACAAGCCTCAAGCAGAGGTTGTTTCATCTCcaaaagggaaagaaaacaTTCTCATTAGTAAGCCACAGTCGGTCATTCAAGAGGAGAAACCCTACCGCCATAAGCATCAAGAGTGCACCAAGCCTCCTCGAGGGGTGCCACCAACAAAAGGATGGTTGAGACAACAGCCGGTCCACAGCAAGCGCAAGACCAAGCTCCATTACGGCATGACGCACTCACAGAAACTGAGactgaagaaaaacaaccctgaACTCCTCAAGGAGCTGGAAGTGGAAGAGGCGCGGTTGCGGACATTGCAAATGGAGAAGGAGCGGATGACAATGagagatgatgatgattttatCGATGAAGTCAGTAATCTCAATGTCTCAACAGAGATCACTCATCATCTTGAGGATGAGAAGAGAGTTGATTACACTCCAAGGACTGAATCAGTTCCTGAGGCAGAAGAGACGAAGACTTCTCCCAAGAAAATCAAACGCAAGCAAATGAAGG ACCAGCATATGCGCACAGAGGTCTCTAATACGAAGGGTCGTATCGAGGAGCCAGTCGTTGAGCCAAAGCCACCATTACCTCGGCCTCGCAAACTCACAGAGGGTACATTTGTTTGGGGAGATAAAGAACGCCATTTGGAGGATAATGCTGGGGAGTTTCCTGACACGCAGTTTTCATCGGTTGAACCAAAAG aCTTGAGCAGCAGTGACAAGAGTGCAAGGAGCATAGATGTGTATCTACCGACTGCTTCACTACAGGAATCTGACATAGACAGCCAAAGTGATGATTCTTACAGCACCAGCTACTCCTCCTCTAGTCTCAACCAACATCCCAAGACAATCCAAGTTCCTGGTATCCCATCAGAGGACCCGAGCCAGGTAGATGTAAGTCATGCCGAGGAGGTGCCTGATGTACAGTACTCAGATGATTTCATTGACTCGGACCGCTTTGCGTCGACAGGGGAGCAAGAATTGGAACCTCTCGCATCAAACAAGTCAGAGTCCTATCACTCAGCGCAGTCGACCTTCTCATCAAGCAGCTCAAGAAGTTCCTCAAAGTCTCAGGTTCCATTAAATCCTCTGCCCTCTTTGATGCCTTTATCCAATGACGTAGCAACTAATCTCCAGAAGAGGCGACTGAGTATTCCCAAACCCAAACTCTCAAGCATCTCTCCAGTGCCAGTCAGGAGGACTTCTAAGACGTCGACTCTGTCTGTCAATACCGCAGCAACTCTTGATCCTCATAAAGACTACGAGCGCTCACCAACACCACCTACTCCTAAACCGAGAACATCTTTGATGAGGTCCTCAAGCTTGTTTTCAGAGGATTCCCGTCTCCGGTCGACTGTTCCTTCTTCCGAGTTCAAGACGGAGGATTCTCAGAATGCGGATTGGACAAATAAGGATGAATCAGAAGAAAACTATTCTGATGATTTCAGTGATTCAGATCATGAGAGTGATCAGAGTAATACATTTTAA